The genomic stretch AGCGCGATCCACTTGAGGCATTACTGAACGCTCTTAGCAAGATAGAGCCAGGCGAGGGGGCAGCTGTGCAGGTGATGCTTAGGCCGTCTAGCCGGCACTGGGTTAAACACGCGCTTGATATAGTTGCCAAGAAAAGGCGCACCAAACGCGGCACACTCAGTATTACACCGGGTACACTAGCTAAGGCGGCCTGGAAGGCGCCGTCTCAGGCTCACCAGGAAGAGCAGGTCTACCGGCCAAGCAAGCTAGAGGAATCGATACTGGAGCAGATCGAAGAAAAGACCAAGCATCCCTCATACGAGATATTAATTAGAGTATTGGCATCTTCTCCGACCTATGACCGTTCGCATGTAATGCTGCGTAATATTATTAATGCCTTCGCGCTATTTGAGGCACCCGGCATGAACGGATTCAAGTTTATGGAGGCCAAGGACATAGCAGGCCTCGCTACGGCTTTTATATTTCGGTTTTTCCCTCCAGAATTAAACAATAATATTGTAAACAGCATGGAGCTGGCGACCCTATTCCATCTGCCCGACTCGCAATATATACCGACCTCCAGACTTCAGCAGCAGAGATCTAAGCAAGTGGACGGACCAGTGGCCACTTCGCCAGGCGGCTTACTGTTCGGTTACAACATTTTTAGAGGCGCCAAGAAAGAGATTCGCTTGAGCGCTGACGATCGGCGGCGGCATACTTATATAGTTGGCCAAACAGGCACAGGTAAATCTACCTTACTAGAGAATTTAGCGGTACAGGATATGCTGGCTGGTGGCGGTTTTGCATTTATCGATCCTCACGGCGATACGGCTGAGAGGCTAATGAACATGGTGCCGAAAAACCGGGCGGAGGATGTGATTTACTTTAATCCAGCCGATACCGAGTACCCGCTCGGCCTGAATTTATTCGAATTCAGCAACCCGGCTCAAAAAGATTTCTTGATTCAAGAGAGCATTAATATGCTTTATAAGATGTATGACCCTGGCAAGACTGGCATTATTGGCCCGCGGTTTGAGCATTGGTATCGTAACGCCGCCTTAACTTTAATGGCCGATCCGGCCGGGGCTACGATAATCGAAATCCCCAAGGTTTTTACCGACAATGAATTCTTAAAACGTAAATTCAAACACGTTACCGACCCAACTGTAGTAGATTTTTGGACCAAAGAAATGGCTCAAACCAGTGATTATCATAAGAGCGAGATGCTGGGGTGGTTCGTGTCTAAATTCGGCGCTTTTGCTAGCAATGAGATGATGCGCAACATTTTAGGCCAGACCAAATCGGCCTTTAACCTGCGCGAGATTATGGACCAGAAGAAGATTCTAATTGTGAACCTTAGTAAGGGAAGGGTGGGGGATCTGAACTCTCAGCTTTTGGGTATGATTTTGGTCATTAAGTTTCAGGCGGC from Candidatus Dormiibacterota bacterium encodes the following:
- a CDS encoding DUF87 domain-containing protein encodes the protein MSNILFLVIAFIIFGLILGGIAFLAYRRALRRAKGIERGLKMVPLLIHLPPPTDHADNPHRDARDVLKEKISQAEVLYDLITGTAQEGFRSNFYGQRHIAFEIIASNGLVHFFAAVPVSMVEVIEQAILTAYPGARLEEVEDHNIFNPQGKLTGTSGGELTLKHEAAYPIATYETLERDPLEALLNALSKIEPGEGAAVQVMLRPSSRHWVKHALDIVAKKRRTKRGTLSITPGTLAKAAWKAPSQAHQEEQVYRPSKLEESILEQIEEKTKHPSYEILIRVLASSPTYDRSHVMLRNIINAFALFEAPGMNGFKFMEAKDIAGLATAFIFRFFPPELNNNIVNSMELATLFHLPDSQYIPTSRLQQQRSKQVDGPVATSPGGLLFGYNIFRGAKKEIRLSADDRRRHTYIVGQTGTGKSTLLENLAVQDMLAGGGFAFIDPHGDTAERLMNMVPKNRAEDVIYFNPADTEYPLGLNLFEFSNPAQKDFLIQESINMLYKMYDPGKTGIIGPRFEHWYRNAALTLMADPAGATIIEIPKVFTDNEFLKRKFKHVTDPTVVDFWTKEMAQTSDYHKSEMLGWFVSKFGAFASNEMMRNILGQTKSAFNLREIMDQKKILIVNLSKGRVGDLNSQLLGMILVIKFQAAAMSRAAADPAQRPDFCLYVDEFQSFSTDSFAQVLSEARKYGLNLVVANQFIGQLTEEIKESVFGNVGTIASYRCGPEDAEFLVKQFAPVFDARDIINLPNFNTVMKMMIGGVPSQPFSVTALPPLGVANAEMGLAIKQLSAAKHGLARPQAESDISVRLQTSRPVPLYQPKEAAPVKETPPSPPAKTEQASPIPPTATTAVKPAPIANQTTPAAPQAVKPVQGNPAAQQASSTKISDVVKTNPRPPAATSAPAAASPPPESAPASADKSYIIPGEIYVDEHGIVHQG